From the genome of Candidatus Zixiibacteriota bacterium:
GTGCAGGAACTGCAGAGACTAAACAATACTGCGGTCAGGGCTTGATTGATGGTTGAAGCTGCACGGCTGTAACAAATCGTTAACCGCCTTGGCTACAGTGAAACTCAGGAGAAGATCGATGAAAGCAACACTAATGCTCGCTGCCGTAGCCTTGATGCTGCTCAACGGCTGTGCTACTATCCTGAACGGAACTAACGACAATGTTCAGGTCAATTCGGAGCCATCAAATGCGAAGGTCTACGTGAACGGCTACGCCGTAGCGACCACACCCGCGAAGCTGAAACTCGAATCTGACAAGGTGCATAACATCGAGGTAAAAAAGGATGGATATGAGACTTGGCACTATTCTATTACTCATGGTGTAGGAGCCGGTTGGGTGGTGCTCGACATTTTCCTTGGGATCATTCCGGTCATTGTCGATGCGATTACAGGGGCGTGGCACAGCCTCGATACGAGCAGCATCAATGCCGTGCTTGAGGAATCACCGTGAGACTGTCACACATAGGATTAATCTGTCTGGCCATCCTTATGCTCTTTTCTGTTACTTCCTGCACAAAAGTCAGTAAGGTCCAGATGCTGCCGGGAAAGTTGACCTCGAAGTCGTCCGATCATCCGATACAGTTCTTCTCAACACAGACTCCGAATTGTCCATATGAAGAGATTGCCATGGTATCACTCAGCAGAAACAAAGCCAACAAACTCCGAAACATCGCCCGGGAAATGGGCGGAGACGCAGTAGTTAATGTGAGGATTAGCGGCTACAGCACTGGCGCCGTCTTAGTAGGTAATGCTGTTATCAAAACTTATCGCAATGGACTCTCAGGCATAGTTATCAGGTGGTTGCATGAGGATTGTAAAGAGTGAAATACCTCCTCATCGCTGTCGCCTGCATCATTGTTGTCGCACTCGGCGGCCAGGCAAGCCAAGCCTCGAAACCACATGGTTTCAATGTGCGGATCTCGGTTGGCCGTCGGGAAGGGATTCCCAACGGCGCGGATAGCGGTGCGGGAAATGTGCGACAGCAAAAGAAAGCCGGCGGATCTCGCGATCGGCCGGCTTAAATTCAGTTGCCTAAAAACTGAAAAACCGAAATTCTTAAGGTAAAGAAGCACTCTCTACACTTCTTTTATCGTATCAATTTCATATTTCTTTATCTTTTCGAACAAAGTTGTATAATCTATTTGCAGCACCTCGGCGCCTTTGCGCTTGTTCCCTTTCGTCTCTTTCAGCACGCGAATGATCATTTTTCGCTCAGCAACCATCTGCGCATGCTGCCCAACCTCTTTGAGTCCAGCGCCTTCGCGCAGACGAATCTCCTCGACGGTCGGCAGCCGTATCGCCAATTGATCCGGGCCAATCACTTTGTTCTCGCACAATATGATCGCGCGCTCAATCGTGTTCTCCAACTCACGCACATTGCCCGGCCAGTGATACTTCTCCAACATCGCCTGCGCATCTTTCGATATCCGCACCTGTTGTTTCTTGCGGTCGCGGCAATATTTGTTCAAAAAATGCCCACTCAGCGCGGCAACATCATCGCGGCGATCCCGCAGCGGCGGAATCGTAATCGGAAATACTGAGAGACGATAGTACAAATCCTCGCGGAATTTCTTGTTCGTGATCAATTCCTTGAGGTCGACATTCGATGCCGCAATGATACGTACATCCGCCGAAATCGTCTGTGTCCCACCGAGCCGCTCGAATGTCCGCTCCTGCAGTACCCGCAGAAGTTTCGCCTGCAGCGCGGGGTCCATGTCGCCGACTTCGTCGAGAAATACAGTCCCGCCATTCGCAATCTCGAACTTACCGATTTTTCTCGCATGCGACGAGGTGAAAGCTCCCTTTTCTGAACCAAAAAGTTCGTTCTCCAGCAGATCCCTCGGAATAGCGGCGCAGTTGATCGGAACGAATGGTTTTTCGCTCCTCTGAGATACCTTGTGAATTGCTCTTGCGAACAACTCCTTCCCTGTTCCGGATTCACCCAATAGTAGTACGGAAGTTTCCGATGGTGCTACCTTACGAACTAACCGCATCACCTCGTGCATACGAACGTTATTTCCAATTATCTTGTCATAGCCATGCACGCTGTCGAGTTCTTCCTTGAGAAGTTCGTTCTCGGCTGCGAGCTGGCGCTGGCCCATAGCTCTCTGTATCAGGAATGTGAGATGGTTCGTGTCGAACGGTTTCGTGATGAAATCGAACGCTCCGAGTTTCATCGCCTCGACCGCATTTTCGATTGTGGCGAAGGCGGTCATCATGATCACAGCCACATCGGGATCGCGGTCTCTGATACTCGAAAGGACTTCGATGCCATCCATGTCCGGCATCTTCAAATCGGTGAGGACAACGTCGAATCGTTTCTCACCGGCAAGATCGATTCCGCGAGATCCGCTAGACACCGAATCTACCTCGAAGCCCTCGGCTGTGAGGGTTTGCGAAAGCATATCGCGCATCGACTTCTTATCATCGATCACAAGTACTGATGACATGTCGCTCCTGAGTTGTTAAGCCACTGACTCACATGTCTATTATTAATTCATATCGGAGATATGGTGGATTCTTGTAGCTATCAGAGCTTACTTTTATGTCTGATTCTTGAGCAGAATCTGAATGGCGCTCTTGAGCTTATGACGGCGGAATCTATGGTTTGCAGTTTCTGCAAGGCGAAAAGCCGAGATCGAGGAAATCGTCGCGTGTAGGATACTCCAACATGCGGGCTATTCCGCCCCGCTGGGCAGCGGGGCAATCGGGACGGTGGAATCGAAATGTGTTCGGATTTCCGAGATATGATTTCTCAATCGGCTCCGGCGGCGGCATCGACCAAATTCCTCTCTTTTCAGCGCGCGCCTGAATTTGAGCCATTGTCAGTCGACTGCGATACTCCATGTTTTTCTGGTCTTCCGGGAAAGTGTATACATTCGCCAAGCCCTTTTTTACGAGGACTTCATTGACCATTATAGAATCCTCGACAAAAACATAGGCGAGCAATCGACCGAATCTGTCCCTTTTCTTGACATCATACTCCAAACGGATCTTGTTATCGAGGCAAAGCTCAGAATTCTTGCGAGAAGCATCGAAGTAGAACGGCTGCCCCTCCTCCGGAGTGTCGATTCCCATATATCTGACCAGTTCTCCATCGGACAGCTCCCCGGTATCGCCGTCGATGACGGAAATCATTCGCAGTTCCGACCGACCTGTCCCAGGTGGTGGTTCCGCCTGAGATGCGAATTGTCTATATATCGCATAGGCCGAAAATCCGAGAAGCGCCAGAATCAGCAGTTGAGACAGCAGTTTTCCGGCTTTATTACTATTCTTACCCATACTATTCTCAATCGTATTATTCTTTATGACTCTAATTGTTAA
Proteins encoded in this window:
- a CDS encoding PEGA domain-containing protein — its product is MKATLMLAAVALMLLNGCATILNGTNDNVQVNSEPSNAKVYVNGYAVATTPAKLKLESDKVHNIEVKKDGYETWHYSITHGVGAGWVVLDIFLGIIPVIVDAITGAWHSLDTSSINAVLEESP
- a CDS encoding sigma-54 dependent transcriptional regulator → MSSVLVIDDKKSMRDMLSQTLTAEGFEVDSVSSGSRGIDLAGEKRFDVVLTDLKMPDMDGIEVLSSIRDRDPDVAVIMMTAFATIENAVEAMKLGAFDFITKPFDTNHLTFLIQRAMGQRQLAAENELLKEELDSVHGYDKIIGNNVRMHEVMRLVRKVAPSETSVLLLGESGTGKELFARAIHKVSQRSEKPFVPINCAAIPRDLLENELFGSEKGAFTSSHARKIGKFEIANGGTVFLDEVGDMDPALQAKLLRVLQERTFERLGGTQTISADVRIIAASNVDLKELITNKKFREDLYYRLSVFPITIPPLRDRRDDVAALSGHFLNKYCRDRKKQQVRISKDAQAMLEKYHWPGNVRELENTIERAIILCENKVIGPDQLAIRLPTVEEIRLREGAGLKEVGQHAQMVAERKMIIRVLKETKGNKRKGAEVLQIDYTTLFEKIKKYEIDTIKEV
- a CDS encoding thermonuclease family protein; its protein translation is MGKNSNKAGKLLSQLLILALLGFSAYAIYRQFASQAEPPPGTGRSELRMISVIDGDTGELSDGELVRYMGIDTPEEGQPFYFDASRKNSELCLDNKIRLEYDVKKRDRFGRLLAYVFVEDSIMVNEVLVKKGLANVYTFPEDQKNMEYRSRLTMAQIQARAEKRGIWSMPPPEPIEKSYLGNPNTFRFHRPDCPAAQRGGIARMLEYPTRDDFLDLGFSPCRNCKP
- a CDS encoding YbjQ family protein encodes the protein MRLSHIGLICLAILMLFSVTSCTKVSKVQMLPGKLTSKSSDHPIQFFSTQTPNCPYEEIAMVSLSRNKANKLRNIAREMGGDAVVNVRISGYSTGAVLVGNAVIKTYRNGLSGIVIRWLHEDCKE